GCATTATCACTGCAATTTATTCACAAACTATATTTACtactttattatatatattttaattgttcattctgtacacataacatctgttgttgtctgtccatcccgggagagtgGTCCCTCCTTTTGgcgagtttttcctgtgccaatgtgacagaggatgttgcatttgtacagactttaaagccctctgaggcaaatttgtcgTTTGCGATTTTGgtgtatacaaaataaaatgaattgaattgtattAATTTGAATCTTGTTGTCCAGTTTGTGTGCGAAGAAAGCTCAGCGGACTACATTGCCCGGGTGGACGAGCCTCAGTCGTGCCGCTACGTGCTGACTGTTCACACAAGTCGTACTTGCCAGCATCCGTCCCTGCGGCCGCCGTCTACTGCCAGACCGCAGAGTATTGTGTGCCAGCCAGCACTAAGTGCCCAACAGTACATGGATTACGTCAAGGCTCAAGTCTGTAAGTAACATGGATGAAGATCGTCCTCTTTTACACTTTAATGTTGTATCCTGTTACGTGTCCAGCCGGGGACTGAAGGACATGTAAAGTGGGAACGGAGTATTTGAGTGCGATGGTGATTTTAGCTTGGAAGATTAAGCTGTAAAATGTACAACTTATTCGACATTTGTTGTTGAGTAGGTGTTTGATTAATGAAACCGTCAGTATGAATTTTAAAGCAATAAGAAATGTGCCACATGATGGtcgtctctgtccctccctcctccttcgaTCTGTTTCCAGCGGACACGAAGCGTAAAGTAGAGCAGATCTCTGAGGAGCTGAGGAGTCTTGATGAGATGTTGGCTGGTAACAAAGGGGCTGATGGTGCAGTGGAAGTGACAGCAGAAGAGACATCGTCTGCACCTGGTGATGACCTGAACCATTCCAACGCTGAAGGTGCATTGTGTTACACAGCAAATTACCTTCAAAATATTGTGGAAATGTGTCAGTCCACTGATTATAAATATGTTACGTGTTTTTCATGGCCATCCCACTTGTGTTTGCCTTACTTTTGAAGCAGATAATGGTGGTTTGTCTGAAGATGCCGGGTCAGAGGAGGCAGAAGATACTGACTTCTGGGAGGGAGTCACAAAGCCCGGGAGTTCCAAAACAACTGCTTCGCAGCAGGAGAATCGGGTACAGAGATACCTTTTGGAATTTGTTTTCCCTTTCAAtgaataaaagtttaaatgaaAGATTGTGGCATTGCTTAAGTCTCACAATTCAGATCATCTTTTGTCGTGTTACAACCAGACAGAATTGACAGATCGTCGATGCACTTTGTTGTTGAAATGGTGAACTGGCAttatgtgttttaaatgttgagCTGGTTCTCCAGCCAGATCCCAACTTGCTAGAGGATGTGGGTTGATTCCTTTACCGCTTCACAACTCTTAACGggattttgttttctctgcacaGGGAGCAGACGATGGCTATAACTCTCATTCAGACAATGAAGTCTTTGACGATGGGGATGAAGGTATCCTAATTTGTTGTctcttatttatttctatacCGTTAAGTTCTCCGATTCGGCAACTGACCAATTTCTAATGCAGTACTTTAAAATCTTTTCTCTCTTCACATTAATGTCTTCTAGTTGAAAAATTTAACTTTAAAATCATCACTGACCCAGCAGACCTGATGAAATTTGTCCAACATCTCAAAGAAAGTAACAGGAAGGTTAGTACTCGCTAAGattatacacattttttaataaatcacaTTCTTTTGATAGTGTATGTGTATTCCATTTCATTGCATCCCTTCAACCTTGTCTTTTTTAGAAAGCACAAAACCAGGTCAAAAGTCAAGGAGACAAACCGATAAGCAGCAGTGTAACAGAGAAGCTTGATGAGGAAGAGaacgatgaagatgaagagctACTGCAGGAGTTTGAGGATGAGATGGCGGACCTCTCTGTGCCTTCTGAGAAGATGGAAGAGATAAAGGAAGAAATGCAGAAGGAGTTTGACAACATCATAAACGAGGTTTCAGACTAGAGACGATGTGTAATTCCAACATGATGTATTGAAATGTTATTACACCCATTGGAATAATCAATAGATGTTTTGATGTGATGGTCTTGTCTTGTGTTTCAGGCTCAACAGGAATTGGAGACAGAGGGTCTGAAAGGGGAGTTTGATCGCACGCAAGCAACACAGACACTGGGGACCACGCTGGACAAGCTACTCGATCATTTGGAGGAGAAAGACGTCCAGGACCCAGAGCAACAAACGGCGGCCGTTCAAAGAGCCAGTGACCCCGCCAGGGGCAGCCCCAGCCTGGCTCCGAAGCAACCAGGTAACCGGGCCCCCTCCCAATCTGTGGTCGTGTTCATATTCAACTCTGTGTCCACCTCCATCACAGTCATATGTCATTCATACGTATAGTAGATCTTCGTTGTGACGTCTTTCATCCCAGAATAGACGCACAATTTTTAAAATGCACACAAATTTGTGTTTTCAGATTGATATTTTGAAAAGTTAGTTTGTCGTCTTTCTTTTGCTGCCATTTATGTATGTCTGGGTGATTTTTGGTAGTTAAATCCAAACTGAAATCAATCACAGTATTATGAATCAATGACAGTACAGAAATGTTATTCTTCTGTTTCGGAAAACACCATCTTGGTTgtgacctcctcctccgtcctgtGGCCCTGCTGATAGGTTTTTGAGGTGAACTGTGTTGTTTGTCCCTCTTTTGTCTCGTCACCCCAGACCAAGCAGCTGACGACCATGTTAAGATCAAAATTACTAAGTATAAGACGGGCAGCAGCCCTGATGGGGAGGTCAAAGTTCAGGAGATGGGCGAAGGAGACCCCCAGTGGCAGCACATAAAGGACGTGGTTAAAGAACAGCTAGAGAGAGCAGGCCTGAAGGCAGAAGGTATGATGGGTAGGGTCCCTAACACTCATGGCCTTTCCTCTCTTCTATCTGTTATCCTGAGCATATAGACCTTCTGTACTTCTCGTTTCATCTTTCAAAAGCAGAATACCGTCAGGTTAAGCTGTTCaaatgacacttgtgtgtgtCAACAGTATGAAGGGCGTCcttaatttattttcatgctGCCGGCAAACTTAAAACTTAACACAAATACTCTAACCTAAGGCATTCAATCGGGAAACTATTAAATTGTGtacttttaaaaacagaaatatatcTCTGACAGCAGCTAGATGAAGCGTATGTTATagacaaaagagaaatgaaaggtgtgtgttcatttctttttcattcacaCTTTTGTTTGTCATGCTTCATTATGATTGATTATTCAGAACCAATGATAAATCAGCAAACAcacttcttcctcttgtttGTCTTCGTAGGTAAAATTGAGGTGAAGATCTTGACACGAAAAAATGCGGAGGAGGCAGGTGATCAGTGGTTGACTGAAGAAGATACAAAGTCCTTCAGGGAGCTCCTCATAAATCTCCTGGTAATTTTAGAAATGAATGTAACTACGTTTGGATTCATCTCGGTGGAACTTGTGCACACAATGCGGTTTCGCAGCAGCCGAGTGCTGTACAGCAGGCTTCTTCCACTTTGTCCATTCAACACCTTATTTGCTTTATTGTCCAAACAGATTCCTTGTTATTACTGTAGTACAAGTTATTCCTCTGGGCCACACGGAAGACCACATTACACAGTATCAACACTATGCAATCTGAATAGGAGAATAAGATTGATCCCACACATTCAGAATTTCACCTCACACATTACACGATTTATAATAATTGAATACACTATATAGTGGAATAGGTATAAAACGGTATATATAACTGCACAATACTAGTAGTGTACAGTGAAGCATGTTCGCATCACACACATAATCCAGCTCCTCGTAGGGTGTATCATATTTAGGCAAAACGTCTTTTTCTTGATGAATGCtattcttgattttttttttgact
The Gasterosteus aculeatus chromosome 17, fGasAcu3.hap1.1, whole genome shotgun sequence DNA segment above includes these coding regions:
- the os9 gene encoding protein OS-9 isoform X3, encoding MSGVLCFVSVMKRESIMAASVVRWLKRLYVFVLTCPLCVPAFLNLEELNEMKYGIQILPDPVMLGQTKTEEVMIVSSKYKQMYECRLPAQAVRFHQDAASEPDSQGYSGPDIPDLLSPMQSAECLVKTKDWWTYEFCHGRHIRQYHLEETEIKGDILFLGHYESEFDWSNETAKASKQHRLKRYHSQTYVNGSKCDLNGTPRETEVRFVCEESSADYIARVDEPQSCRYVLTVHTSRTCQHPSLRPPSTARPQSIVCQPALSAQQYMDYVKAQVSDTKRKVEQISEELRSLDEMLAGNKGADGAVEVTAEETSSAPGDDLNHSNAEDNGGLSEDAGSEEAEDTDFWEGVTKPGSSKTTASQQENRGADDGYNSHSDNEVFDDGDEVEKFNFKIITDPADLMKFVQHLKESNRKKAQNQVKSQGDKPISSSVTEKLDEEENDEDEELLQEFEDEMADLSVPSEKMEEIKEEMQKEFDNIINEAQQELETEGLKGEFDRTQATQTLGTTLDKLLDHLEEKDVQDPEQQTAAVQRASDPARGSPSLAPKQPDQAADDHVKIKITKYKTGSSPDGEVKVQEMGEGDPQWQHIKDVVKEQLERAGLKAEGKIEVKILTRKNAEEAGDQWLTEEDTKSFRELLINLLTGGTEEVYKEQKRQQELENNYRFVWAESQEESQSSSTSDSEDVDI
- the os9 gene encoding protein OS-9 isoform X2; translation: MSGVLCFVSVMKRESIMAASVVRWLKRLYVFVLTCPLCVPAFLNLEELNEMKYGIQILPDPVMLGQTKTEEVMIVSSKYKQMYECRLPAQAVRFHQDAASEPDSQGYSGPDIPDLLSPMQSAECLVKTKDWWTYEFCHGRHIRQYHLEETEIKGDILFLGHYESEFDWSNETAKASKQHRLKRYHSQTYVNGSKCDLNGTPRETEVRFVCEESSADYIARVDEPQSCRYVLTVHTSRTCQHPSLRPPSTARPQSIVCQPALSAQQYMDYVKAQVSDTKRKVEQISEELRSLDEMLAGNKGADGAVEVTAEETSSAPGDDLNHSNAEDNGGLSEDAGSEEAEDTDFWEGVTKPGSSKTTASQQENRGADDGYNSHSDNEVFDDGDEVEKFNFKIITDPADLMKFVQHLKESNRKKAQNQVKSQGDKPISSSVTEKLDEEENDEDEELLQEFEDEMADLSVPSEKMEEIKEEMQKEFDNIINEAQQELETEGLKGEFDRTQATQTLGTTLDKLLDHLEEKDVQDPEQQTAAVQRASDPARGSPSLAPKQPDQAADDHVKIKITKYKTGSSPDGEVKVQEMGEGDPQWQHIKDVVKEQLERAGLKAEGMMGKIEVKILTRKNAEEAGDQWLTEEDTKSFRELLINLLTGGTEEVYKEQKRQQELENNYRFVWAESQEESQSSSTSDSEDVDI
- the os9 gene encoding protein OS-9 isoform X6 produces the protein MSGVLCFVSVMKRESIMAASVVRWLKRLYVFVLTCPLCVPAFLNLEELNEMKYGIQILPDPVMLGQTKTEEVMIVSSKYKQMYECRLPAQAVRFHQDAASEPDSQGYSGPDIPDLLSPMQSAECLVKTKDWWTYEFCHGRHIRQYHLEETEIKGDILFLGHYESEFDWSNETAKASKQHRLKRYHSQTYVNGSKCDLNGTPRETEVRFVCEESSADYIARVDEPQSCRYVLTVHTSRTCQHPSLRPPSTARPQSIVCQPALSAQQYMDYVKAQVSDTKRKVEQISEELRSLDEMLAGNKGADGAVEVTAEETSSAPGDDLNHSNAEDNGGLSEDAGSEEAEDTDFWEGVTKPGSSKTTASQQENRGADDGYNSHSDNEVFDDGDEVEKFNFKIITDPADLMKFVQHLKESNRKKAQNQVKSQGDKPISSSVTEKLDEEENDEDEELLQEFEDEMADLSVPSEKMEEIKEEMQKEFDNIINEAQQELETEGLKGEFDRTQATQTLGTTLDKLLDHLEEKDVQDPEQQTAAVQRASDPARGSPSLAPKQPGKIEVKILTRKNAEEAGDQWLTEEDTKSFRELLINLLTGGTEEVYKEQKRQQELENNYRFVWAESQEESQSSSTSDSEDVDI
- the os9 gene encoding protein OS-9 isoform X1, which produces MSGVLCFVSVMKRESIMAASVVRWLKRLYVFVLTCPLCVPAFLNLEELNEMKYGIQILPDPVMLGQTKTEEVMIVSSKYKQMYECRLPAQAVRFHQDAASEPDSQGYSGPDIPDLLSPMQSAECLVKTKDWWTYEFCHGRHIRQYHLEETEIKGDILFLGHYESEFDWSNETAKASKQHRLKRYHSQTYVNGSKCDLNGTPRETEVRFVCEESSADYIARVDEPQSCRYVLTVHTSRTCQHPSLRPPSTARPQSIVCQPALSAQQYMDYVKAQVSDTKRKVEQISEELRSLDEMLAGNKGADGAVEVTAEETSSAPGDDLNHSNAEADNGGLSEDAGSEEAEDTDFWEGVTKPGSSKTTASQQENRGADDGYNSHSDNEVFDDGDEVEKFNFKIITDPADLMKFVQHLKESNRKKAQNQVKSQGDKPISSSVTEKLDEEENDEDEELLQEFEDEMADLSVPSEKMEEIKEEMQKEFDNIINEAQQELETEGLKGEFDRTQATQTLGTTLDKLLDHLEEKDVQDPEQQTAAVQRASDPARGSPSLAPKQPDQAADDHVKIKITKYKTGSSPDGEVKVQEMGEGDPQWQHIKDVVKEQLERAGLKAEGMMGKIEVKILTRKNAEEAGDQWLTEEDTKSFRELLINLLTGGTEEVYKEQKRQQELENNYRFVWAESQEESQSSSTSDSEDVDI
- the os9 gene encoding protein OS-9 isoform X5 codes for the protein MSGVLCFVSVMKRESIMAASVVRWLKRLYVFVLTCPLCVPAFLNLEELNEMKYGIQILPDPVMLGQTKTEEVMIVSSKYKQMYECRLPAQAVRFHQDAASEPDSQGYSGPDIPDLLSPMQSAECLVKTKDWWTYEFCHGRHIRQYHLEETEIKGDILFLGHYESEFDWSNETAKASKQHRLKRYHSQTYVNGSKCDLNGTPRETEVRFVCEESSADYIARVDEPQSCRYVLTVHTSRTCQHPSLRPPSTARPQSIVCQPALSAQQYMDYVKAQVSDTKRKVEQISEELRSLDEMLAGNKGADGAVEVTAEETSSAPGDDLNHSNAEADNGGLSEDAGSEEAEDTDFWEGVTKPGSSKTTASQQENRGADDGYNSHSDNEVFDDGDEVEKFNFKIITDPADLMKFVQHLKESNRKKAQNQVKSQGDKPISSSVTEKLDEEENDEDEELLQEFEDEMADLSVPSEKMEEIKEEMQKEFDNIINEAQQELETEGLKGEFDRTQATQTLGTTLDKLLDHLEEKDVQDPEQQTAAVQRASDPARGSPSLAPKQPGKIEVKILTRKNAEEAGDQWLTEEDTKSFRELLINLLTGGTEEVYKEQKRQQELENNYRFVWAESQEESQSSSTSDSEDVDI
- the os9 gene encoding protein OS-9 isoform X4, whose amino-acid sequence is MSGVLCFVSVMKRESIMAASVVRWLKRLYVFVLTCPLCVPAFLNLEELNEMKYGIQILPDPVMLGQTKTEEVMIVSSKYKQMYECRLPAQAVRFHQDAASEPDSQGYSGPDIPDLLSPMQSAECLVKTKDWWTYEFCHGRHIRQYHLEETEIKGDILFLGHYESEFDWSNETAKASKQHRLKRYHSQTYVNGSKCDLNGTPRETEVRFVCEESSADYIARVDEPQSCRYVLTVHTSRTCQHPSLRPPSTARPQSIVCQPALSAQQYMDYVKAQVSDTKRKVEQISEELRSLDEMLAGNKGADGAVEVTAEETSSAPGDDLNHSNAEADNGGLSEDAGSEEAEDTDFWEGVTKPGSSKTTASQQENRGADDGYNSHSDNEVFDDGDEVEKFNFKIITDPADLMKFVQHLKESNRKKAQNQVKSQGDKPISSSVTEKLDEEENDEDEELLQEFEDEMADLSVPSEKMEEIKEEMQKEFDNIINEAQQELETEGLKGEFDRTQATQTLGTTLDKLLDHLEEKDVQDPEQQTAAVQRASDPARGSPSLAPKQPDQAADDHVKIKITKYKTGSSPDGEVKVQEMGEGDPQWQHIKDVVKEQLERAGLKAEGKIEVKILTRKNAEEAGDQWLTEEDTKSFRELLINLLTGGTEEVYKEQKRQQELENNYRFVWAESQEESQSSSTSDSEDVDI